The following DNA comes from Naumovozyma dairenensis CBS 421 chromosome 4, complete genome.
TGCTGATATTGTCACACATTCAGCTACTAAATGGATTGGTGGTCACGGTACTACTATCGCTGGTATGATCGTTGATTCCGGTAAGTTCCCATGGGCTGATTATCCAGAAAAGTTCCCACAATTTTCTAAACCTGCTGAAGGTTACCACGGTaccattttcaatgaagCTTACGGTAACTTGGCTTACATTGTTCACGTTAGAGTTGAGTTATTAAGAGATTTAGGTCCAGCTATTAGTCCATTCGCTGCCTTCTTGTTAATACAAGGTATTGAAACTTTATCTCTTAGAGGTGAAAGACATGGTCAAAATGCTTTGAAATTAGCTCAATGGTTAGAACAATCTCCATACGTCTCATGGGTTTCCTATCCTGGTTTACCATCTCATCCTTACCATGAAAACGCTAAGAAATACTTGTCTAATGGTTTTGGGGGTGTCTTATCCTTCGGTGTTAAAGATATTCCAGGTCAaactaaagaagaattggCTGCGAAACCATTCAGTGCCTCTGGTGCTCAAGTTGTTGACAGCTTGAAATTAGCTTCTAACTTGGCTAACGTTGGTGATTCCAAGACTTTGGTTATTGCTCCATATTTCACTACCCATGAACAATTGgacgatgatgaaaaattattatccgGTGTTACCAAGGATTTAATTCGTGTTTCTGTCGGTActgaatttattgatgatattattgcTGATTTCCAACAATCTTTCGAAAAGGTTTTTGCTGGTAAGAAGCTATAAATTGGCAAGAACGgaccaaaaaaaattagcaTGGCCTactataatgaaaaaatatccTTATAAATAATGTATAGATCGATTCCTTTCTATAGtgtattttattatatattatgatCATATGAATGACATTTTAAAGacgaaaaataataatagtaaaaTTATTCTGTGCAggattttttattactagAGCTAATTACTCTCAACAGTAGTTGCTAGTTTCTGAACTGGACTTCCAAAACATATAAATCGAGAAAACCGCGTTACTTGGTAATTATTGAAACTTGAATGCTTTCTCATCTTAATTCTaatcttttgaatatcATTTAGA
Coding sequences within:
- the MET17 gene encoding bifunctional cysteine synthase/O-acetylhomoserine aminocarboxypropyltransferase MET17 (similar to Saccharomyces cerevisiae MET17 (YLR303W); ancestral locus Anc_4.53), producing the protein MPSHFDTIQLHAGQENPDDNANRPRAVPIYATTSYVFNDSEHGSNLFGLKVPGYVYSRFQNPTQNVLEERMAALEGGVAAVAVASGQAAQTLAICGLAHSGDNIISTSFLYGGTYNQFKVAFKRLGIEARFVTGDNPDDFEKLIDDKTKAVYLESIGNPKYNVPDFEKIVEIAHKHGVPVVVDNTFGAGGFFCQPIKYGADIVTHSATKWIGGHGTTIAGMIVDSGKFPWADYPEKFPQFSKPAEGYHGTIFNEAYGNLAYIVHVRVELLRDLGPAISPFAAFLLIQGIETLSLRGERHGQNALKLAQWLEQSPYVSWVSYPGLPSHPYHENAKKYLSNGFGGVLSFGVKDIPGQTKEELAAKPFSASGAQVVDSLKLASNLANVGDSKTLVIAPYFTTHEQLDDDEKLLSGVTKDLIRVSVGTEFIDDIIADFQQSFEKVFAGKKL